Part of the Salvelinus namaycush isolate Seneca unplaced genomic scaffold, SaNama_1.0 Scaffold825, whole genome shotgun sequence genome, aaacatattaggcacattttggcagtcttgatacaacattttgaatagaaatgcaatggttcattggatcagatTAAAACTCTGCACGTatactgatgccatctagtggccaatatctaaattgcacctgggctggaataatacattatggcctttctcttgcatttcaaagatgatggtacaaataaaattaaaaaaaactgttgtttttttctttgtattatcttttaccagatctattgtgttatattctcctacattcctttcacattatacaaactttaaagtgtttcctttcaaatggtaccaagaaaatgcatatccttgcttcagggcctgagctacaggcagttagattttggtatgtcattttagtCTAAAATTTTTAAAAAGGGGCCGATCCTTAGAGGTTAACTATTTAGAAGACGCTGGCCATCTCCCCAATAGGAATATGTAGGACACTTATATTTCCTGTTTATTACAGCCACATAGATACAGGTTGACATTGTTCTTGTTATGGTGTGCTACTAGTTGTTGTAAACATTATCTATATCATAGGAAGAACATAAACAACTACACTAAATATAAACAATTACAACAGAATCTAAAACCAGCTGAAATATATAACCACAGCGGCCCCCAGTGGCCAAATACAGCATCGCAACCAGAAAATGTCAAATTCATCAGGGTGTGATTACTGTAGCAAGGGTGTACTGAACTGAATTTCAGCTGCTGTGAGCGAGGGTTTtgtccaggggtgtattcattacaccGTTACAAAACGTTTctcaaacggaagcaaacggaacaaaacggggagggacctacctgattTTGTAAAATAGAAACTTTTGTTTTCGTAGCAAAATACAACTGTTTGAAACTGTTTGGACTAACGACTACAACCCAGGCTTCCCCAcatttacaagcatttcgctacaccacaagcatttcgctacacccgcaataacatctgctaaatatgtgtatttgatttgatttgatttgatcttgagCTTGGTTATGACATCATCATTATAGCCATGTCATTCCAGGTCATAATAAAACACAAGTGGGACTTTCACTCCTCATTATGAAGTGGTGGTGTGTTGTCCATGGTGCTggagaaggggatagagtggaTGGGTTGGTAACCATGGTTCaagacagtggtggaaaaactaCCCAAtcttcatacttgagtaaaagtaaagataccttaatagaaaatgactcaagtaaaagtgaaagtcacccagtaaaataatacttgagtaaaagtctaaaaatatttggtttaaacatacttaagtatcaaaagtaaaagtataaatcatttcaaattccttataataACCAAACCAGACTGCaagattttcttgtttttatttttattttacagatagccaggggcacactccaatactcagacatagtttacaaacaaagcatttgtgtttagtgagtccgccagatcagaggcagtagtgataaccagggatgttctcttgctAAGTGTGTCAAAGGGACAATTTTCTTGCCCTGCTATGTATTCAAAATGTAACCATCGCTTCAGTCATCCTACAACAACTTTGTAAACCAGCTCATGACTTTATCCTCATCTACTGGTCATAAAGGATTATTGCATACTGTCTGAGGGGCTGATGGACAGGGATGAAGCCACATTATGGCTGAACTTTCTGTATTGAACTGACAGTGTTTACCATTGTGTAGAAGCACATAGCGCTGCCCCACAGACACTACATAAAGAGcgactgcacttcctgatttggcctagttttagatttggttcattaagaaatACTAGCGGCTCTGACTGAATTCAAATGTGAGTTGGTTTCGGGATGTAGTTTGATGTGGGTGTGTTCACATGTGGGAAGAGTTAAACAAATTATTTTTTGATGGGAAGAACAGAATTAGATAGGAGACCTGACACTCAACACATCCACAATGTTATAaactctgcctatttctacaCAAGGACTGGAGATGCTTTGTCTGCCTCTGTCGTTTGATGGGGAGTCCACAATTGGGTAGGTTTCATCTGACCTGTTCATACTTCAACATAGTGTCTGTTTGTTGGTCAGATATCAcctatcctaactgccattggtgatagaacagtgactatgtgtgtatgtgttcacagaaacatgcATGGAGCCAGGAGATGGAGACTTGCACGATGATGTGATGTTGTCCAGACTGACAGATGGGCTTGATACTGATGTCAAAtctttaattgtattttttattattaaacataatggtatcagtcaatatggggagggggaaacactgtgtattctgcaccaggaCCAGAGACTTCCTGTTGTATACAggacaccacacaggaaggtatgaccactctgTCATGTTTACCAAGGTAGCCCCATTACCACCTGACAAAATGCAGATAGACACCGTGTCTGTATCAGCTGGGAAAGACAATGAAAGATGAAAGGCACACATTGTTCtattagcagaacactgcttctaTGGTATTTAAGTAAAGAGTTGTTTATTCTACATGGATCTGTTACTACATTTAAAAGTGATCAAAACACTTAGTTTAGAACATCAAAAAATACATATCAGAAATGGTATTCTTCTCATATTACTCTGCAACTGACCGATTGAaagcttcctccagcatctcccaATATGTTAGTTTAGTTAGCGACTTCCTTAAAACTACACGCAGATATATAAAAATGGTCTCCACTAGTTCATCTGATAATGGACCTATTCGCCAGATAGCGATAATCACATTTCACAAGCTAAATAATGGTCACGTAATAATTTCTgtgatactgtactgtacataaagcaacacctagcgacctcatcAAGATGTTCAGATCTCTTGGCATAGTCGCTAAGGTGTTGAGTTGACAGTTGCAGTACCCTGGTTTGAGTCTCTGTTGGGACTACCCCTGGTCTCAGAAGTGGGATGGCGCCCACGCGTTGATCGGAGATACGTGAGAGACTTGGTATAGAGAAGCGAGCAGACACGCATGCTCTCCCGAAGGAAGAGGCTAGTTAGTGTAAGGACTTTCTTAACTCAACAcctaggtagttgttgtggaattgttagattacatgttagatatagctgcactgtcggaattagaagcacaagcatttcgctacacttgcattaacatgtgctaaccatgtgtatgtgaccaataacatttgattttatttgattcaaGCGCTTAGAGGTTTGGATCAACTGACGGAGGGTTGGGGCTACACCCCATTGTGTTATATTTAGGTTAGACAGTTTTATTCATAACATTATTCAATATCAACGAGTAATATTTCATTAGGCTACTTTAAATCTGGAAATATTGTGGTTTTAGCGTTTTCGTCAAGCAAGCACCAACATCATTTTATGGCTGTAATGGGCAATCATTTGATAAATTATTTTCCTGTATTtgatttactgtggatatggattGATACCATATTTAGTAATGAAGTAGTTGTCACTTGTTAGTCTATAATTAACTGTTGTAACTAATTACTGATGTTCTACCGTTGACCTGTTTAACTGCCCTTATCACATGTCTCCCAGTGTTGAATGTTATGGTTAAAGTTTGTTACCAGACTGGATTCGAGGACACTGAAAATGTATCCGTGAGTGTGACACTGTGATTCCGTAGCAGGTGATGTTATGACTTCAAGCTCCGTACAAGCCTCTCGGGCTGATGTTTACAGAACATTCGGTGCTATTGTGAAGAGGCATAGACATTTTCTCTGATTCTGTTCTGGAGGCGTCTCCCTGAATTGTTGCATTAGATCGACTGTATCTGTTAACCTGGAATGCCCGTAACAATAGCCTACTGGGCGTATGTGTGTTGATGAAGTGAATGACCATAGGACGAGGCATGaatgacagagagacacagagaattgGGTGAGTGAGCTCCCCATATCTGGACTAGGCTGTAGTATAGATAGACAGTGGCACAGATGTCTCTGTCACACTGGTGGCAAATCAGGAAAAGCAAGAAAGGCGTGTTTCAACCCGGACCTGTGGGAGGAGTAAACTAGACGAGAAATACTGAATGATTCGTTTACTTCCTCGTTCTATAGTGGCAAAAGTCACGTCTCCAGCTGGTGAACATTTTAAAGATATTGACGGCAACTAAGGTAAGGCATTTAAAGATATTGACGGCAACTAAGGTAAGGCATTATTGAGATGGGAATCGGAATATTGTGGAGACAAATATAGAGAAATCAGTAACTCATCATTATTTAAAAGGTGTCGTCTGAATGTGATCTAGGAATGTGGGCCTATTGATATTGATGAGCTGCTACATGTGTCCTAGGAGTGTCATATAGCATAAACATATCCGGTAATTCTGATAGTATTGTTCAGTCGATATTAGGCTACACTCTGTCTGACTGAACTCACATGTGCATATTGCGTTCGGGCTTCAAGTTGAATTGTTTCTCAGTACAGGATTAATGTACCActgtctctttaaaaaaaaaaaaggtacctcatattgtccaggaagttgtcacGTAATCGGAGGACGGCGTTCATTGTTTGTATCCGATAGGTCGAAGGTATACTGTTACTTTGTAGCAGAGTGTTGCAATTATCTTACTTTAACCTGTTCTATATCCTTCCTCCATGATTTCAATCATGAACAGGGTGCAGTTGAAACGCTCGAACATCTTGAGAATGGCTCTAGCAGGCTCGGACGCCATGGATGGAGGAAAAGGCGAGACGTTTCTACTTAAAGCCATCAAAATAGGTGGTGTGGTCGCAATTTATTGGTTCATTTCAATAACCATGGTGTTCTTAAATAACTACTTGCTAGACAGTAAAGATTTGGACGCGCCGCTATTTGTGACATTTTACCAGTGCCTTGTGACTGTCGGACTGTGCTATGGCATGCACTTGCTATCCCACTTATGTCCGGGTGTCATCGACTTCCCCTCGGTCAAGTTCGACCTAAAGGTATGCCGGGAGGTTCTACCCCTGTCCATCGTGTTCATTGGAATGATAACCTTCAACAACTTGTGCCTGAAGCATGTAGGGGTGGCCTTCTACACTGTCGGCAGGTCACTCAGCACGGTCTTCAACGTCCTACTCTCCTACGTGATCCTCAAGCAGACAACTTCCTTCTACGCCATCCTGTGTTGTGGAATTATTCTAGGTAGGTGGTAATAATAACTAACCTATATCTGGCCTAATGCAAGTACTTTGACTTTCTAGAAAGTTCTCATGTCTAAGGCATATATATACCCAAGCCAGGCTGGTTAGACAACAGCCTTCCTTCCAGGTAACCTATAATAAGTAACCTCACGCTTCTCTATAATTGCACCACAGGTTAATAAATGCCTACCTGGGCCACACCTGTATTGGCCATATATTGAACAAGGTAAACTGCAAATTGCTGCTAAAGGACAATGTTAAtgcttctttctctgtctgtccctcccatCAGGTGGATTCTGGTTGGGTGTGGACCAGGAAGGTGTGGCGGGCTCCCTGTCGTGGACGGGTGTGTTTTTTGGTGTGCTGGCCAGCGCCTGCGTCTCCCTCAACGCCATCTTCACCAAGCGGGTCATGCCGGCGGTAGACGGAAACATCTGGAAGCTCTCCTTCTACAACAACATCAATGCCTGCATCCTCTTCCTCCCACTCATCCTCGTCTTTGGTGAGGTCGGCCACCTCGTCCATTTCAGCCGCCTGGGTGACCCCACGTTCTGGGGCATGATGACGTTGGGCGGCGTGTTTGGTTTCGCCATCGGCTACGTGACGGGCCTCCAAATCAAGTTCACGAGTCCGCTGACGCACAACGTGTCGGGGACGGCCAAGGCCTGCGCTCAGACGGTCATCGCTGTGGTCTATAACCAGTCCAGTAAAAGTTTCCTGTGGTGGACTAGTAACCTGATGGTCCTTGGTGGGTCTTCTGCCTACACCTGGGTCAAAGGCATGGAGATGAAGAAGGTCCATATTCCCCAGGAGGAGTCCAAAGAGAAACTGCTAGGGGAGAAGAGTGATGCCGGGGTATAGTGGGATGAGGATGACCTTTCACCATGGTGGTGACCCGAGGGTATAGTGGGACTAGGATGACCTTCCACCATGGTGGTGACCCGAGGGTATAGTGGGATGAGGATGACCTTTCACCATGGTGGTGACCCGGGGGTATAGTGAGACTAGGATGACCTTCCATCATGGTGGTGACCCGGGGGTATAGTGGGATGAGGATGACCTTCtgccatggtggtggtggtggtgacccGGGGGTATAGTGGGAAGAGGATGACCTTCTGCCATGGTGGTGACCCGCTGGTGACAGAAGACAATGTAAACACCAAGGCCTAACCACGGAGTTGTTTCTACAGCGATGTTATGTTGGAACAGTTGGGCTGTGTGCTGTCAATATAAATGAACGTTACTATAGTAACACAGAGGTGTAGGAAGGCTACAGGGTTGTTTTGTTACTCAGTGGGACCTTATTGTTTTATAATTTCCTTACAAGGTTATTTTGTCCAATTCTGTTATTTATtcaatgtggggggggggggtttatgaaTTATAACCTAAATCATTACTGTCTCTTTTTTCAGAACATGAATCATATGTCCGTAGGATAGTACCTAAATCAATTTACTTTCCTGTTAGCCTGTATGTGTCATCAGAAATGTGACACAAAACTGCAATATGACACGGTGAAAGACAGTTTTATGGCAAGTGGGGCTCTTATGTTGGGTATACAGTTTGCATATGGAGGGTGGAGACCGACTGTAAGGCTACAATAGCTCACCTTAGTTACTAAGTGATTAAGCCAGTGCTGGTTTTATGGACAGCTTTACGTTATATCTTTGAAGCAGTGACCCTGTAGGTGATAAAAGTGAAAACCGTCAAAGCGATGGTTGGTTCTCTCTCGCTTCAGTAGGGGCACTACATTTTAAATAATTGACAACAAGGGATGTAATCTGAACTGTTTATGCCCTGAGATGGAGATTTTCTATGGCTGtttattttgtgtgttttgtcttcaAAGAAACGGATTATAGAAGGAATGGTAAAGATAATGTATGTGTTGATGTATTGTCTGTGTCATGAAACTTCAATCATGAAGGAAGACTGTCGGGTAACCGGCCTGCGGGAGCATTATTATTATGTCATAACTCCTTCCTGTCTCAGCGCTGGGTTGAGACCCTGCACTCTAAAACACCCTCCTTTCCTAAAGTCCTCTCTGCTTGTCCTCTTCTGTAGTGTCATCATTTCAGACCAATGAGAATAAGGAAATGGGACACTAGAAAAGGAATTTACATAGAAAGACTCAAGGCTGGTGATCTGAGAGATCCTACAATGTGGGTCTCTCAGATTTCAGGTTTTGCTTCTTGATACAAAGTCTGTTTTTCTTATATTTTTTGCTCAGGGTTTGTAGTGCGTTGGAAGATACCGTACATGGGATTTCCAAAACTAGTTAGCCTACATAGATGGGTATTCTTCAGATTGCGTTTTTAATGTGACTTTTTTATGTGTACTTCAGAAAAATAAATGGACATTCTGTTAATCATAACGTGTTACTCGCCTcttgtaaatgtgttattttatcTGTATTCATGATCAAGCATaaatctttttattttatttttttacacagaACAATACTTCACTTGCTTATGCCTGAGCAGAAACCTTAGCAGAAATCTCCTCTTCGAGGGGTTTGGTCAACTGAGAAGAGCTGAGGTAGTTAATGGTGTCAGACCTACGCAGTAAAACCGATTGGAATCGGTCAGTGCAGACTTGGTCCAGAAGCTACTAAACACAAAGCGAACACTAGATGGCACCAGTATAAAGGAATGAGTACCTCTGTCAGTCCCTCACACTGGTATGGTCAGAGGGTGCCATCTGGCTGTAGTTAGCTGCCTAAGCAGCATTAATCCCTCACACTAGTAGTGTCCAAGTACCATCTGGCTGAAGTTGCTTTCTCACGGTCATCCCAACACCCAAGGTTATTTTGGAATGTTGATGGTGGTAGACCTGTCTCTCAATCGCAACAGCCGTGGTCAATGTTGAAATgaaactccagtcacccaagtcatagactgttctctctgctaccatacGACaggcggtaccagagcgccaagtctaggtccaaaaggctccttaacagcttctacccccaagccataagactgctgaacaatatcaaatggccacccggactatttacatccCAACAGCCGTGGTTATTTTAGAATGTTTACGGTGGTGTGCCTGTCTCTCAATCCCAACAGCCGTGGTTATTTTGGAATGTTTACGGTGGTGTGCCTGTCTCTCAATCCCAACAGCCGTGGTTATTTTGGAATGTTTATGGTGGTGTGCCTGTCTCTCAATACTAACAGCCGTGGTTATTTTGGAATGTTTACGGTGGTGTGCCTGTCTCTCAATCCCAACAGCCGTGGTTATTTTGGAATGTTTATGGTGGTGTGCCTGTCTCTCAATACTAACAGCCGTGGTTATTTTGGAATGTTTACGGTGGTGTGCCTGTCTCTCAATCCCAACAGCCGTGGTTATTTTGGAATGTTTACGGTGGTGTGCCTGTCTCTCAATCCCAACAGCCGTGGTTATTTTAGAATGTTTATGCCTGTCTCTCAACCTATAATGTTTACTTGTAGTATTCTCTGCCCTTCTACCCTTCATGTGTAACCAGATAATAAATTACTCATGATAACAAAATGGAAAGTGTGGATTGCACCCACGCAGAGATGACATTCCAAAAACTCATTCTGTGAAAGATTGATGAATAGTTCCAATATATTGTGTAAATGAGACAACCATGTACCCAATGCCTCCTATACTTTTCAGTAAAACTTTAACACTAAAGCCTGCAGATATATTATAACTTCTTGTAAGCATGAGCCTTCATGATGTGTTGTAGTAACTGTAGGCTTATAACCTACATTATATTATGTCTCTCTATCAACATTTCAGTTGACCAATTCTTACAATGTGTTCTGCAacataatgcattatacctgtGCAGTATAGGGTTCTGAATAAAAACATATGGAAATATAGCCAGCAGGTAAATTATTGTCTTAAAATACAACAGTTaggtttaatatatatatttatattgaaCAGCTTGCAACAAGTTTATTCATGTCCATCTTTTTGGCTACAATTGTATGGagagcttttacccccaagccataaggctcctgaacagctaatcaaatggctacccagactagtTGCATTGTCGTcgtcccccaccccctcttttacgctgctgctactctcgagttatatcatctatgcatagtcactttaacgatgGGGCTCttgagtggcgcagaggtctaaggcactgcgtctcagtgctagaggtgtcactagacaccctggttcgaatccaggctgtatcacaacccggcctgtgattgggagtcccatagggcggcgcatatttggcccagcgtcgtcaagGTTTGTaattgtatatatttatttttttattaacctttatttaactaggcaagtcagttaagaacaaattcatatatACAATAACTAATACGACATCAACACACAGTTCCAATGGGCAATGACACAGCTAACTCGTTGGCTTAAATTCCTACAGAAAATCTATCTCAAACTAAAACATCTGTCTATGTGAACATGTGATCTCACGTTTGATGTCGAAAACATGCTGGCACATAAGAACACTATCTTAGTATCTTCCAAAGTGTTAATGATATTCAGCTTACATAAAATGTTTgttaatttgtcaaatataatgCAATAGCGACAAATACAACATGAGATTGAATCACAAACCTTGTCAAACATGACTGTCTGTTATCTAGCCCCCCACGAAGATTTGAAGGACCCACTTGACTTCCACTTCACTTGCCAGTGATACTGAAGCTAACTGCataatttttctttatttttactattttctacattgtagaatgatagtggagacatcaaaactatgaaataacacacatggaatcatgtagtaaccaaaaaagtgttaaacaaatcaaaatatattttatatttgagattcttcaaagtagccaccctttgccttgatgacagctttgcacacttggcattgtctcaaccagcttcacctggaatacttttcaaaaagtcttgaaagagttcccacatatgctgagcacttgttggctgcttttccttcactctgcactccaactcatccctaacgatctcaattgggttgaggtcaggtgattgtggaggccaggttatctgatgcagtactccatcactctccttggtcaaatagcccttacacagcctggaagtgtgttgagtcattgtcctgttgaaaaccagatgggatgatgtatcgctgcagaatgctgtggtagccatgctggttaagtgtgccatgaattctaaataaatcagacggtgtcaccagcaaagcaccatcacacctcctcctccatgcttcccggtaggaaccacacatgcagagatagtTCACctgctctgtgtctcacaaagacacagaggttggaaccaaaaacctaaaatgtggactcatcagactaaggacagatttccaccggtctaatgtccattgctcatgtttcttggcccaagcaagtctcttcttattattggtgtcctttagtaatggtttctttgcagcaattcgaaactatgaaataacacatatggaattatgtagtaaccaaaaaagtgttaaacaaatcaaaatatatacaagattcttcaaagtagccaccctttgccttgacagctttgcactcttggcattatctgcCAGTGTTTTCTGGACAGAAATAATAAAGTGTTGTATCTGCAAAAATTCACTTCACCtccgtcacagactggtcttccctggctgcctgactcTGCTGAGatccctgtcaccatctgatcctcctaaaatgaggcatgacaaagaattaccatggtgtacatttatacattatattatccaagaatagaatcaatggttcaataattgaaatgacTGTTGTTCCCAGATCTCAGACTGAAgctttaacctgctgtcctgtagctactgtaggtctagcCATCAATTCCAGATGGAACTTTCTATTATTCACTGAATATACTGCAAAATTCCCTGAGCTCcatagactggtcttccctggctgtttGACCCTGCTGGGACCCCTGTAATCAtttgatcctgctaagacatgatgagcacTAGAAGGCTGCATTCCTGCGGGATGTCTGCGGTCCCGACAGAGATCATTGCGGCACGGTCAGCATTTTTCATGCGGGAGCGGGCGGTCACACAGACGACTTTGGGATGAAAATAGTTTTGTTGTCCCACAGATTATTTTGAAACGGTCCTCTTTCTACTTTGTATGCGTTAGCCTACCCATTGTATTAAAATCACATAGTCTTCGCATTATTCACTCAGAATTCGCTGCTTCAACTTCAGTAGCCTACCTCTCCTAGTTGGGCATAAGAGTTGAAGTGCGCCTAGTATGTGTGGTGATTGAAATAGAATAGGCTGCCTACATGGGCGGACAATCAAGTGGCAGTTGAATATGAAATGAACTTAAATATGATTAGACTAGTTTACTACAGTGTCGTctataaataaatattgataatgAAAATAAGTGGAGGGTTCTCAACCAACGTGAGTCGAAGTGCAATCAAACAATGTGATTGAGAAGGAAAGGCACAATGCACACATAGGTTAGGTTACTATGGTGACCATGGGTTAGGTTACTAAGGTGAGTTAGCGTTGcgccttttcattttcaataagtatggacgtgggcgaccgttgttgatgtgtgcagaaggtccctggttcgcgcccgtgtcggggtgaggggacggtttaaagttatactgttacactcaaCTCTACGGTGTTGTCCCAGCCAGCCTTCCAGAAGCGTttccttcacacagcctgtcagcCGCTCTGTGGAGTCCACGTGGTCTTAAATCCAGTCGttcaaacagcctacccgacctcTGAGGCGTcagcatggtcctaaagcactcGTTTTTCTTGTATTGTTTCACATTCCAATTATAAAACTGGGGGGGCAGTGATAGTTGTGCCCTTGGGAAATATCCATTCTCTCCAAGCCAGTAATGGTTAATGATTTGAGCACTGTAGTTGATTAGACTAAATTATATTGTGAGATTCCCCACTTGTTCATAAGAATGAAGACATTACTAGAGCGGGAGAACTAGAATGGCTGTGAACTATCAAGCCTGTATGATTATCAGTTATCATTAAAGCAAGTTAAACGAGAACCAGTACTACTTTTCATTGACATTTTTCACACCAAATACAAACATAGGAACAAGAATTTACAGACGCACCCCAACAACGACTACATCTCTGGTCACGCCcccgtccctagtgcctggtcacgccccgtccctagtgcctggtcacgccccgtccctagtgcctggtcacgccccgtccctagtgcctgctcacgcccccgtccctagtgcctgctcacgcccccgtccctagtgcctgctcacgcccccgtccctagtgcctggtcacgccccgtccctagtgcctgctcacgcccccgtccctagtgcctgctcacgcccccgtc contains:
- the LOC120042989 gene encoding GDP-fucose transporter 1-like isoform X1, with protein sequence MISIMNRVQLKRSNILRMALAGSDAMDGGKGETFLLKAIKIGGVVAIYWFISITMVFLNNYLLDSKDLDAPLFVTFYQCLVTVGLCYGMHLLSHLCPGVIDFPSVKFDLKVCREVLPLSIVFIGMITFNNLCLKHVGVAFYTVGRSLSTVFNVLLSYVILKQTTSFYAILCCGIILGGFWLGVDQEGVAGSLSWTGVFFGVLASACVSLNAIFTKRVMPAVDGNIWKLSFYNNINACILFLPLILVFGEVGHLVHFSRLGDPTFWGMMTLGGVFGFAIGYVTGLQIKFTSPLTHNVSGTAKACAQTVIAVVYNQSSKSFLWWTSNLMVLGGSSAYTWVKGMEMKKVHIPQEESKEKLLGEKSDAGV
- the LOC120042989 gene encoding GDP-fucose transporter 1-like isoform X2, which gives rise to MALAGSDAMDGGKGETFLLKAIKIGGVVAIYWFISITMVFLNNYLLDSKDLDAPLFVTFYQCLVTVGLCYGMHLLSHLCPGVIDFPSVKFDLKVCREVLPLSIVFIGMITFNNLCLKHVGVAFYTVGRSLSTVFNVLLSYVILKQTTSFYAILCCGIILGGFWLGVDQEGVAGSLSWTGVFFGVLASACVSLNAIFTKRVMPAVDGNIWKLSFYNNINACILFLPLILVFGEVGHLVHFSRLGDPTFWGMMTLGGVFGFAIGYVTGLQIKFTSPLTHNVSGTAKACAQTVIAVVYNQSSKSFLWWTSNLMVLGGSSAYTWVKGMEMKKVHIPQEESKEKLLGEKSDAGV